The genomic interval CATTATCTTGCAATTTCTGGCGTAACTCATAGCCGACTTCAAACATTCCTTGCGTGAATAGTGTGATGTGAGGTGTAAACCAACCTAGAGAAAAAACAACCTCCGCGTTGCTGGCAGTGCTGGCAAACACGCCTACTTTTTTGTCTGCCATTTCATAGCCATCACAGATTAAACAAACGTGCATATTGTACCCAGCATAGTCAAACACGTTTCGCATATTATCCAAATTAGGCAGGTAATCAATAATGCCACTGGCAGCAATCAGATATCTGGCATGAAACGTTTGATGGAAACTGTCTTGCCGACCAATTTTGACTTTTACGGCAAAGGTTTCTCCCTCATCCACAATCTCTTCCACAAAGGCATCGAGCATATCACCACCTAAAGTAAGGTAGTGCTCCTTGCCTTGCCGCAGGAGCGATCGCCCCGGTGTATCTGGCGGTAATCCAAGATAGTTGTGCAGTTCCTGCATCCAGAAAGAGCGGGCTTTACCTTTATCGATAATTAAACTGGAAAGAAGATAGCGTTGCAGATAAATTCCGGCAGACAAACCACCTGCTCCACCACCAACCACGATCGCGTCGTAAACATAATCACTACGTTCTGAGAGATTTTGCTTTGTCAGTTTCATGAGATTCTCCTCATAGCAGTATCAATAGACCTCTTACAAAAGTCAATGGTGATGCCTTTTGTCTGAAGGATAGCTTCTAAGCGATCGATGGTTTCGGTTACTGAATATGGGCTGGGCTGACTGATGATACCGTTATTTGCATTCATAGCAACGAACTCCTCAACGGTTTTGGTGATGGGTATTTTTAGGGCGCTTCAAATCTGTGCCATACCGCCATCGACAAACAGCTCGATGCCGTTGACAAAGCTGCTGTCGTCTGAAGCGAGAAAGACAACGGCTTTGGCAATATCATCGGGTGTGCCAACTCGTCCTAGCGGGATAGTGCTGGCTTCGCTGTCCACAAATTCCACTCCCAAGCGATCATAACTAGGAGTCGGAACCACGCCAGGACTAACCACATTAACTCGGATCTTGCGCTCTTTGAGGTCGAGTATCCAATTACGGGCAAAGGATCGCACGGCGGCTTTAGTCGCGCTGTAAACGCTGAGGGCTGGGGTGCCCTTTATCGAAACAATCGAGGCGTTCAAGATGATGGAAGCCCCCTCTGGCAACAGCGGCAGTGCTTTCTGCACAGTGAACAGTAGACCTTTGACGTTTATGTTGAACGTTTTGTCAAAGTGTTCTTCGGTGATTTCGCCGAGTGGAGCAATTTCACCAATACCAGCATTGGCAAAGACCACATCGAGGTGTCCCTGCTCTTGTTTGATGGTGGCGAACAGGCCATCAAGGTCTGCAAGATTCGAGGCATCGCTCTGAACACCCGTGACGTTTTCACCGATCGCTTTCACGGCGGCATCAAGTTCAGTTTGACGACGCCCCGTAATGAAGACATAGGGACCTTCGGCGACAAAACGCTTGGCAGTGGCAAGACCGATGCCGCTAGTGCCGCCGGTGACAAGAGCGACTTTTCCTTCTAGTTTGTTCATGATGAGCAGTCCTGTGGTTGTTGAGTTTGAAAGAGTCGTCCGCAGTGGGTTGGGAAAACACGAGAATTTACCCTCGATAGGCAGCGTTTTTCACTCATGTGAGATACAGGAGATGAAGAGATTGTCTGCCACCAAAATGATTTCCTGAGATACCTCTGTTCTCACGCAGCATTTAATTGATAGCGGAGTCTGGAGGAAGAATGGTCAGACCGTATTGGGGAGCCAGGGCGATCGTATGACGGATATCTGCATCCGTAACAGGAGGTGGCGGTGCAGTTGGATCATCAGCCGGAGTGCCGATCTCCATGAAAAACTGCTCCAGTCCAGCGGGTGTTACCCAGCACAACATCTGGGCAGGTTGGTTGCTTTTGTTGGTAAACAGATGACGCTG from Mastigocladopsis repens PCC 10914 carries:
- a CDS encoding NAD(P)/FAD-dependent oxidoreductase — encoded protein: MKLTKQNLSERSDYVYDAIVVGGGAGGLSAGIYLQRYLLSSLIIDKGKARSFWMQELHNYLGLPPDTPGRSLLRQGKEHYLTLGGDMLDAFVEEIVDEGETFAVKVKIGRQDSFHQTFHARYLIAASGIIDYLPNLDNMRNVFDYAGYNMHVCLICDGYEMADKKVGVFASTASNAEVVFSLGWFTPHITLFTQGMFEVGYELRQKLQDNGYQIIETPIQQFLGEDHQMNGVELEDGTVIGLEAGLISMGSKYHADYLEKFDLEKQGGNLVTDKMARTSHPRIFAIGDLKVGLNQVVVAAADGALAATQIWRDLRRSRPMTGSGSEMLSGR
- a CDS encoding glucose 1-dehydrogenase, producing the protein MNKLEGKVALVTGGTSGIGLATAKRFVAEGPYVFITGRRQTELDAAVKAIGENVTGVQSDASNLADLDGLFATIKQEQGHLDVVFANAGIGEIAPLGEITEEHFDKTFNINVKGLLFTVQKALPLLPEGASIILNASIVSIKGTPALSVYSATKAAVRSFARNWILDLKERKIRVNVVSPGVVPTPSYDRLGVEFVDSEASTIPLGRVGTPDDIAKAVVFLASDDSSFVNGIELFVDGGMAQI